A DNA window from Pseudoalteromonas marina contains the following coding sequences:
- a CDS encoding curlin, which yields MKLNKSLLSCAVAIAMGTSFSTFADTATKSGSVSDLSTKVSVQSTSNSMVLAQTQVGNTALLLQDGDGNAMQVTTIGNDNTTEVSQFQTGNFVEVTTVGDNNVQIYSQDGLYNGALTTVTGNNNQLYVSQEGEGLFFNNEAINSIVGDDNTVDIEQGTGGHWFYNMDMQGSGNELSALQTGEWHEAVITSATGDDNAVMVEQDGFYNTFRVTSLQGNDNELDIEQVGDQNAVTLSDLYGDNNEFGVEQEGADNTVNFTAIVGSDNEVGIDQEGLANNVDSALFEGENNEVMAMQNGDVNTTTAELIGNDNELTAIQNGSENEAYMGVLGSDNEFTISQFGDVNSAHLVNFNGLGNDVNLTQLGEENIAVVESSYPDVSLTSNENDIEITQDGLQNETMVTLAGILDSNFNQIDIAQNGDFNLIDMMVEGSGHSIDISQEGENNWVVGTEQSPFLVGGENVTFNVTQLGNDNIVEGGVIGVNSTVTVTQIGDGNTATITQM from the coding sequence ATGAAGTTAAATAAATCACTTTTAAGCTGTGCAGTGGCAATTGCAATGGGCACAAGCTTCTCTACCTTTGCAGATACAGCAACTAAATCTGGCTCAGTATCTGATTTAAGCACAAAAGTGTCTGTGCAAAGCACGAGCAATTCAATGGTACTTGCGCAAACCCAAGTAGGTAACACAGCATTACTGCTGCAAGATGGTGATGGCAATGCAATGCAGGTTACCACCATTGGTAATGACAACACGACCGAGGTATCGCAATTCCAAACAGGTAACTTTGTAGAAGTAACCACCGTTGGCGATAACAACGTACAAATATACTCTCAGGACGGTTTGTACAATGGTGCTTTAACTACAGTCACCGGCAACAATAATCAGCTTTATGTTTCACAAGAGGGCGAAGGTTTATTTTTTAACAATGAAGCAATCAACTCTATTGTGGGTGATGACAACACTGTTGATATTGAACAAGGTACAGGTGGTCATTGGTTTTACAACATGGACATGCAAGGCAGTGGCAATGAGCTAAGCGCATTACAAACTGGTGAATGGCATGAAGCTGTAATTACAAGCGCTACAGGCGACGATAATGCAGTAATGGTAGAGCAAGACGGCTTTTATAATACGTTCAGAGTGACCTCGCTACAAGGTAACGATAACGAGTTAGATATTGAGCAAGTTGGCGACCAAAATGCTGTAACACTTTCAGATCTTTACGGTGACAATAATGAGTTTGGTGTTGAGCAAGAAGGTGCTGACAACACCGTTAATTTCACAGCTATTGTAGGTAGCGATAACGAAGTAGGTATAGACCAAGAAGGCTTGGCTAATAATGTTGATTCAGCTTTATTTGAAGGCGAAAACAACGAAGTAATGGCGATGCAAAATGGTGACGTTAATACAACAACTGCTGAGTTAATTGGTAACGACAACGAGCTTACAGCCATTCAAAATGGTAGCGAAAATGAAGCATACATGGGCGTATTAGGCTCAGATAATGAATTTACAATTAGCCAATTTGGCGATGTTAACTCAGCTCATTTAGTAAACTTTAATGGCCTAGGAAATGATGTAAACCTTACCCAACTTGGTGAAGAAAACATCGCCGTTGTTGAATCATCTTACCCTGACGTTTCGCTTACATCTAATGAAAACGACATCGAAATTACACAAGATGGCTTGCAAAATGAAACCATGGTTACACTTGCAGGTATTCTTGATAGTAACTTTAACCAAATTGATATTGCGCAAAATGGCGACTTTAACCTTATCGATATGATGGTAGAAGGCAGTGGCCACAGCATAGATATTTCTCAAGAAGGTGAAAATAACTGGGTTGTTGGTACTGAGCAATCACCGTTTTTAGTAGGTGGTGAAAACGTTACATTCAATGTAACTCAACTTGGCAATGACAACATTGTTGAGGGGGGTGTTATTGGTGTTAATAGTACTGTAACGGTTACTCAAATTGGCGACGGTAATACAGCCACAATTACACAAATGTAA
- a CDS encoding curli production assembly/transport protein CsgE has protein sequence MKINKKITLLLLLALYLAPPGVAADELEIDGLLLDRSISRFGHQFYYEFSNYWRDLPSTAGFNIEIKETVIPKAGTKLTLVMNNQTIYATYLGRRLEPLDARVEQAVYTVIDAMARSNMATSSKDMALNGW, from the coding sequence ATGAAAATAAATAAAAAAATCACTCTCCTGCTCTTACTCGCTTTGTATTTGGCCCCTCCAGGTGTTGCTGCAGATGAACTTGAAATTGATGGGCTGTTACTTGATAGAAGCATTAGCCGATTTGGGCATCAATTTTACTATGAATTTTCAAATTACTGGCGAGACTTACCTTCAACGGCTGGTTTTAACATTGAAATCAAAGAAACAGTAATACCTAAAGCTGGAACAAAGCTTACCTTAGTGATGAACAATCAAACTATATATGCAACCTATTTAGGGCGCAGATTAGAGCCATTAGATGCACGCGTTGAACAAGCGGTCTATACGGTGATTGATGCAATGGCTCGCTCAAACATGGCTACATCTTCTAAAGATATGGCTTTAAATGGATGGTAA